The Drosophila subpulchrella strain 33 F10 #4 breed RU33 chromosome 4, RU_Dsub_v1.1 Primary Assembly, whole genome shotgun sequence genome has a window encoding:
- the LOC119563188 gene encoding ephrin type-B receptor 1-B isoform X3, whose product MESKCHPNGRGESKDYFIDHNNFSETNLTSLRNEIIFTVQSAFNIIQAPMKSKYRSRTVSRMSLLSIVVLIIITIHLRLTHADQVVLLDTTREATLEWTRYPYGPQAQTPGWVEESFTDFVKGINWRSYVVCDVAYHNVNNWLWSPFIDRGPANRLYIEIQFTIRDCSLFPGNALSCKETFSLLFYEFDAATREPPPWQTDSYRLIARIAAGEGRFNQNSDVDINTEVKSIAVNKKGVYFAFRDQGACISVLAVKVYYITCPAVTENFAHFNETPTGREITIIEKQNGTCVENAEPYEAPTYLCKGDGKWTILTGGCRCKVGYEPNELNKTCTECPLGTFKSPDVTKCTPCPPNSNSSKTGSPFCKCLPGYYRHPSDGRHMPCYSPPAAPTNLTLLFVDQTSAIISWSAPTKNKTHSGETQSNKYHSDIVYKIRCNMCSPNVMYNPSSDTFNETKITLTNLEPVTTYTVQIHATNGVSHLTDLSRHSNESSLIATNDITFSNASFFNIPLDLNEIKTSHAEIVFTTESVLLSTVFNLRILAITSKDADLEWDKPVQSDSPLEFYELRWFPKVELDAINKTALNTKETKAHIEGLLENTEYGFQVRCKTINGFGSYSNMIYAQTLQSVGSVYDDSVQIRFIAGAIVTGVLFLVIFIIATVYFMRSKHQDELDKKSTNHLPLPLDYATNEVTTPLFGNSRSYVDPHTYEDPNQAIREFAREIDANYITIEAIIGGGEFGDVCRGRLKIPPNFVQDIDVAIKTLKPGSSEKARCDFLTEASIMGQFDHPNVIYLQGVVTRSNPVMIITEYMENGSLDTFLRVNDGKFQTLQLIVMLRGIASGMAYLSDMNYVHRDLAARNVLVNAQLICKIADFGLSREIENASDAYTTRGGKIPVRWTAPEAIAFRKFTSASDVWSYGVVLWEVMSYGERPYWNWSNQDVIKSIEKGYRLPAPMDCPEALYQLMLDCWQKQRTHRPTFASIVSTLDNLARQPQSLLTTRNSPESDGTHILDTQRGQNIFISTDLWLEHIKMSRYCHHFKEANLITAQQISRLTAQQLSDMGITLVGHQKKILHQARQLDTII is encoded by the exons ATGGAGTCTAAGTGCCATCCCAATGGCAGAGGAGAGTCAAAAGACTATTTTATTGATCACAACAATTTTTCCGAAACCAATCTGACTTCCCtgcgaaatgaaattattttcaCGGTTCAATCTGCGTTCAACATTATTCAAGCACCAATGAAATCGAAGTACAGATCTCGAACTGTTTCCAGAATGTCATTATTAAGTATTGTAGTGCTTATTATAATAACTATCCACTTAAGATTGACGCATGCCGATCAGG TTGTTCTGTTGGATACAACCAGAGAAGCTACGTTGGAGTGGACCAGGTACCCATACGGTCCACAAGCCCAAACACCAGGG tGGGTAGAAGAGTCGTTCACAGACTTCGTAAAGGGCATAAATTGGAGGAGCTATGTGGTATGCGATGTGGCTTATCACAATGTCAACAACTGGTTGTGGTCGCCGTTTATAGATCGTGGCCCAGCAAACCGACTCTACATTGAAATACAATTCACAATACGCGACTGTTCTTTGTTCCCAG GAAACGCTTTGTCATGCAAGGAAACTTTTAGTTTACTATTCTACGAGTTTGATGCTGCCACTCGAGAGCCGCCGCCATGGCAAACAGACAGCTACAGGCTGATTGCTCGCATCGCCGCTGGAGAGGGCCGTTTTAATCAAAACTCCGATGTAGATATAAACACGGAGGTGAAAAGCATAGCCGTGAACAAAAAAGGCGTTTATTTCGCATTCAGAGATCAGGGTGCTTGTATTAGCGTTCTGGCAGTAAAAGTATATTATATAACGTGTCCTGCTGTTACCGAGAATTTCGCACACTTCAACGAAACACCCACGGGAAGAGAAATAACTATTATCGAGAAGCAAAATGGAACTTGTGTCGAGAACGCGGAACCTTACGAAGCCCCAACATATTTATGCAAAGGTGATGGAAAATGGACCATTCTTACTGGTGGCTGTCGTTGCAAGGTCGGCTATGAACCTaatgaattaaataaaacttgCACAG aatGTCCACTTGGTACATTTAAATCACCAGACGTAACAAAATGTACGCCTTGTCCACCTAATTCAAATTCTTCAAAAACTGGATCACCATTTTGCAAGTGTTTGCCGGGATACTATAGACATCCAAGTGACGGCCGACATATGCCTTGTTACAGTCCACCAGCTGCGCCTACAAATCTTACGTTGTTGTTTGTTGATCAAACGAGTGCCATAATATCTTGGAGCGCTCCAACGAAGAATAAAACGCACTCGGGCGAAACGCAGTCAAATAAGTACCACAGTGATATTGTGTACAAGATCCGGTGCAATATGTGCAGCCCAAATGTGATGTACAATCCGTCAAGTGACACTTTCAACGAAACGAAAATAACACTAACAAATCTTGAACCGGTAACGACCTATACCGTGCAAATACACGCAACTAATGGCGTGTCCCATCTTACCGACTTAAGCCGGCACTCCAACGAATCGTCGCTAATAGCAACcaatgatattacattttctAATGCGTCGTTTTTTAACATTCCCTTGGATTTGAATGAAATAAAGACCAGTCACGCCGAAATAGTTTTTACTACAGAGTCTGTTTTGCTATCTACAGTTTTTAACCTACGTATATTGGCCATAACTAGTAAGGATGCCGATTTAGAGTGGGATAAGCCTGTTCAAAGTGATTCTCCACTTGAGTTTTATGAACTGCGCTGGTTTCCCAAGGTAGAATTAGATGCCATTAATAAAACAGCTTTGAATACAAAGGAGACAAAGGCACATATAGAAGGACTGTTAGAAAACACCGAATATGGATTTCAAGTTCGCTGTAAAACGATAAATGGGTTTGGTTCTTATAGTAATATGATTTATGCCCAAACTCTTCAATCCGTCGGGTCAG TGTATGACGATTCCGTACAAATACGATTTATTGCTGGTGCCATTGTGACGGGCGTCCTTTTTCTAGTGATTTTCATAATAGCTACGGTATACTTCATGAGATCCAAACATCAGGATGAACTTGATAAAAAATCGACCAATCATTTACCTCTACCATTAGACTACGCTACCAATGAAG TGACAACACCTCTATTTGGAAATAGTAGAAGTTATGTAGATCCGCATACATATGAAGACCCTAATCAAGCCATAAGAGAATTTGCTCGCGAAATTGATGCAAACTACATTACTATAGAGGCTATTATCG GCGGTGGAGAATTTGGAGATGTCTGCCGTGGCCGCTTAAAAATACCACCAAATTTTGTACAGGATATTGATGTGGCAATAAAGACTTTAAAACCAG GATCTTCAGAAAAAGCGCGCTGTGACTTTTTGACGGAGGCTTCCATTATGGGACAGTTCGATCATCCGAATGTTATTTATCTACAGGGAGTAGTTACACGATCAAATCCAGTAATGATTATTACAGAGTACATGGAAAACGGCAGCTTAGACACATTTCTTCGTGTGAATGATGGAAAGTTTCAAACCTTACAGCTGATAGTAATGCTACGAGGTATTGCCAGCGGGATGGCATATTTAAGTGATATGAATTATGTACACAGAGACTTGGCGGCACGAAATGTTCTTGTTAATGCCCAATTAATATGCAAGATCGCGGACTTTGGGTTGTCACGCGAAATTGAGAACGCCAGTGATGCCTACACAACTCGG GGTGGAAAAATTCCAGTACGTTGGACTGCGCCAGAAGCTATTGCTTTTAGAAAATTTACTTCCGCATCGGATGTTTGGTCTTATGGAGTAGTTTTATGGGAGGTTATGTCGTACGGAGAGCGTCCATATTGGAACTGGTCAAATCAG gACGTGATAAAGAGTATAGAAAAGGGCTACCGTTTACCAGCTCCCATGGACTGTCCAGAAGCCCTCTACCAGCTAATGTTAGATTGCTGGCAAAAGCAACGTACTCATCGACCCACATTTGCCAGCATCGTTTCAACTCTAGACAACTTGGCAAGACAACCACAGTCATTATTGACAACTCGAAACTCGCCCGAATCAGACGGTACGCATATTTTGGATACACAGCGtggtcaaaatatttttataagcaCCGACCTTTGGTTGGAGCATATTAAAATGTCAAGATACTGTCATCATTTTAAAGAGGCtaatttaattactgctcAACAG ATTTCTAGGTTAACAGCTCAACAATTGTCGGATATGGGTATTACTTTGGTGGGACATCAAAAAAAGATTTTACACCAAGCCCGGCAACTGGACACTATAATATAA
- the LOC119563188 gene encoding ephrin type-B receptor 1-B isoform X2: MESKCHPNGRGESKDYFIDHNNFSETNLTSLRNEIIFTVQSAFNIIQAPMKSKYRSRTVSRMSLLSIVVLIIITIHLRLTHADQVVLLDTTREATLEWTRYPYGPQAQTPGWVEESFTDFVKGINWRSYVVCDVAYHNVNNWLWSPFIDRGPANRLYIEIQFTIRDCSLFPGNALSCKETFSLLFYEFDAATREPPPWQTDSYRLIARIAAGEGRFNQNSDVDINTEVKSIAVNKKGVYFAFRDQGACISVLAVKVYYITCPAVTENFAHFNETPTGREITIIEKQNGTCVENAEPYEAPTYLCKGDGKWTILTGGCRCKVGYEPNELNKTCTECPLGTFKSPDVTKCTPCPPNSNSSKTGSPFCKCLPGYYRHPSDGRHMPCYSPPAAPTNLTLLFVDQTSAIISWSAPTKNKTHSGETQSNKYHSDIVYKIRCNMCSPNVMYNPSSDTFNETKITLTNLEPVTTYTVQIHATNGVSHLTDLSRHSNESSLIATNDITFSNASFFNIPLDLNEIKTSHAEIVFTTESVLLSTVFNLRILAITSKDADLEWDKPVQSDSPLEFYELRWFPKVELDAINKTALNTKETKAHIEGLLENTEYGFQVRCKTINGFGSYSNMIYAQTLQSVGSVYDDSVQIRFIAGAIVTGVLFLVIFIIATVYFMRSKHQDELDKKSTNHLPLPLDYATNEASYFPLSFLVTTPLFGNSRSYVDPHTYEDPNQAIREFAREIDANYITIEAIIGGGEFGDVCRGRLKIPPNFVQDIDVAIKTLKPGSSEKARCDFLTEASIMGQFDHPNVIYLQGVVTRSNPVMIITEYMENGSLDTFLRVNDGKFQTLQLIVMLRGIASGMAYLSDMNYVHRDLAARNVLVNAQLICKIADFGLSREIENASDAYTTRGGKIPVRWTAPEAIAFRKFTSASDVWSYGVVLWEVMSYGERPYWNWSNQDVIKSIEKGYRLPAPMDCPEALYQLMLDCWQKQRTHRPTFASIVSTLDNLARQPQSLLTTRNSPESDGTHILDTQRGQNIFISTDLWLEHIKMSRYCHHFKEANLITAQQISRLTAQQLSDMGITLVGHQKKILHQARQLDTII; this comes from the exons ATGGAGTCTAAGTGCCATCCCAATGGCAGAGGAGAGTCAAAAGACTATTTTATTGATCACAACAATTTTTCCGAAACCAATCTGACTTCCCtgcgaaatgaaattattttcaCGGTTCAATCTGCGTTCAACATTATTCAAGCACCAATGAAATCGAAGTACAGATCTCGAACTGTTTCCAGAATGTCATTATTAAGTATTGTAGTGCTTATTATAATAACTATCCACTTAAGATTGACGCATGCCGATCAGG TTGTTCTGTTGGATACAACCAGAGAAGCTACGTTGGAGTGGACCAGGTACCCATACGGTCCACAAGCCCAAACACCAGGG tGGGTAGAAGAGTCGTTCACAGACTTCGTAAAGGGCATAAATTGGAGGAGCTATGTGGTATGCGATGTGGCTTATCACAATGTCAACAACTGGTTGTGGTCGCCGTTTATAGATCGTGGCCCAGCAAACCGACTCTACATTGAAATACAATTCACAATACGCGACTGTTCTTTGTTCCCAG GAAACGCTTTGTCATGCAAGGAAACTTTTAGTTTACTATTCTACGAGTTTGATGCTGCCACTCGAGAGCCGCCGCCATGGCAAACAGACAGCTACAGGCTGATTGCTCGCATCGCCGCTGGAGAGGGCCGTTTTAATCAAAACTCCGATGTAGATATAAACACGGAGGTGAAAAGCATAGCCGTGAACAAAAAAGGCGTTTATTTCGCATTCAGAGATCAGGGTGCTTGTATTAGCGTTCTGGCAGTAAAAGTATATTATATAACGTGTCCTGCTGTTACCGAGAATTTCGCACACTTCAACGAAACACCCACGGGAAGAGAAATAACTATTATCGAGAAGCAAAATGGAACTTGTGTCGAGAACGCGGAACCTTACGAAGCCCCAACATATTTATGCAAAGGTGATGGAAAATGGACCATTCTTACTGGTGGCTGTCGTTGCAAGGTCGGCTATGAACCTaatgaattaaataaaacttgCACAG aatGTCCACTTGGTACATTTAAATCACCAGACGTAACAAAATGTACGCCTTGTCCACCTAATTCAAATTCTTCAAAAACTGGATCACCATTTTGCAAGTGTTTGCCGGGATACTATAGACATCCAAGTGACGGCCGACATATGCCTTGTTACAGTCCACCAGCTGCGCCTACAAATCTTACGTTGTTGTTTGTTGATCAAACGAGTGCCATAATATCTTGGAGCGCTCCAACGAAGAATAAAACGCACTCGGGCGAAACGCAGTCAAATAAGTACCACAGTGATATTGTGTACAAGATCCGGTGCAATATGTGCAGCCCAAATGTGATGTACAATCCGTCAAGTGACACTTTCAACGAAACGAAAATAACACTAACAAATCTTGAACCGGTAACGACCTATACCGTGCAAATACACGCAACTAATGGCGTGTCCCATCTTACCGACTTAAGCCGGCACTCCAACGAATCGTCGCTAATAGCAACcaatgatattacattttctAATGCGTCGTTTTTTAACATTCCCTTGGATTTGAATGAAATAAAGACCAGTCACGCCGAAATAGTTTTTACTACAGAGTCTGTTTTGCTATCTACAGTTTTTAACCTACGTATATTGGCCATAACTAGTAAGGATGCCGATTTAGAGTGGGATAAGCCTGTTCAAAGTGATTCTCCACTTGAGTTTTATGAACTGCGCTGGTTTCCCAAGGTAGAATTAGATGCCATTAATAAAACAGCTTTGAATACAAAGGAGACAAAGGCACATATAGAAGGACTGTTAGAAAACACCGAATATGGATTTCAAGTTCGCTGTAAAACGATAAATGGGTTTGGTTCTTATAGTAATATGATTTATGCCCAAACTCTTCAATCCGTCGGGTCAG TGTATGACGATTCCGTACAAATACGATTTATTGCTGGTGCCATTGTGACGGGCGTCCTTTTTCTAGTGATTTTCATAATAGCTACGGTATACTTCATGAGATCCAAACATCAGGATGAACTTGATAAAAAATCGACCAATCATTTACCTCTACCATTAGACTACGCTACCAATGAAG CTTCTTATTTTCCGTTGTCGTTTTTAGTGACAACACCTCTATTTGGAAATAGTAGAAGTTATGTAGATCCGCATACATATGAAGACCCTAATCAAGCCATAAGAGAATTTGCTCGCGAAATTGATGCAAACTACATTACTATAGAGGCTATTATCG GCGGTGGAGAATTTGGAGATGTCTGCCGTGGCCGCTTAAAAATACCACCAAATTTTGTACAGGATATTGATGTGGCAATAAAGACTTTAAAACCAG GATCTTCAGAAAAAGCGCGCTGTGACTTTTTGACGGAGGCTTCCATTATGGGACAGTTCGATCATCCGAATGTTATTTATCTACAGGGAGTAGTTACACGATCAAATCCAGTAATGATTATTACAGAGTACATGGAAAACGGCAGCTTAGACACATTTCTTCGTGTGAATGATGGAAAGTTTCAAACCTTACAGCTGATAGTAATGCTACGAGGTATTGCCAGCGGGATGGCATATTTAAGTGATATGAATTATGTACACAGAGACTTGGCGGCACGAAATGTTCTTGTTAATGCCCAATTAATATGCAAGATCGCGGACTTTGGGTTGTCACGCGAAATTGAGAACGCCAGTGATGCCTACACAACTCGG GGTGGAAAAATTCCAGTACGTTGGACTGCGCCAGAAGCTATTGCTTTTAGAAAATTTACTTCCGCATCGGATGTTTGGTCTTATGGAGTAGTTTTATGGGAGGTTATGTCGTACGGAGAGCGTCCATATTGGAACTGGTCAAATCAG gACGTGATAAAGAGTATAGAAAAGGGCTACCGTTTACCAGCTCCCATGGACTGTCCAGAAGCCCTCTACCAGCTAATGTTAGATTGCTGGCAAAAGCAACGTACTCATCGACCCACATTTGCCAGCATCGTTTCAACTCTAGACAACTTGGCAAGACAACCACAGTCATTATTGACAACTCGAAACTCGCCCGAATCAGACGGTACGCATATTTTGGATACACAGCGtggtcaaaatatttttataagcaCCGACCTTTGGTTGGAGCATATTAAAATGTCAAGATACTGTCATCATTTTAAAGAGGCtaatttaattactgctcAACAG ATTTCTAGGTTAACAGCTCAACAATTGTCGGATATGGGTATTACTTTGGTGGGACATCAAAAAAAGATTTTACACCAAGCCCGGCAACTGGACACTATAATATAA
- the LOC119563188 gene encoding ephrin type-B receptor 1-B isoform X1, with amino-acid sequence MESKCHPNGRGESKDYFIDHNNFSETNLTSLRNEIIFTVQSAFNIIQAPMKSKYRSRTVSRMSLLSIVVLIIITIHLRLTHADQVVLLDTTREATLEWTRYPYGPQAQTPGWVEESFTDFVKGINWRSYVVCDVAYHNVNNWLWSPFIDRGPANRLYIEIQFTIRDCSLFPGNALSCKETFSLLFYEFDAATREPPPWQTDSYRLIARIAAGEGRFNQNSDVDINTEVKSIAVNKKGVYFAFRDQGACISVLAVKVYYITCPAVTENFAHFNETPTGREITIIEKQNGTCVENAEPYEAPTYLCKGDGKWTILTGGCRCKVGYEPNELNKTCTECPLGTFKSPDVTKCTPCPPNSNSSKTGSPFCKCLPGYYRHPSDGRHMPCYSPPAAPTNLTLLFVDQTSAIISWSAPTKNKTHSGETQSNKYHSDIVYKIRCNMCSPNVMYNPSSDTFNETKITLTNLEPVTTYTVQIHATNGVSHLTDLSRHSNESSLIATNDITFSNASFFNIPLDLNEIKTSHAEIVFTTESVLLSTVFNLRILAITSKDADLEWDKPVQSDSPLEFYELRWFPKVELDAINKTALNTKETKAHIEGLLENTEYGFQVRCKTINGFGSYSNMIYAQTLQSVGSVYDDSVQIRFIAGAIVTGVLFLVIFIIATVYFMRSKHQDELDKKSTNHLPLPLDYATNEVNSMDTTPIVKTLHLNVTTPLFGNSRSYVDPHTYEDPNQAIREFAREIDANYITIEAIIGGGEFGDVCRGRLKIPPNFVQDIDVAIKTLKPGSSEKARCDFLTEASIMGQFDHPNVIYLQGVVTRSNPVMIITEYMENGSLDTFLRVNDGKFQTLQLIVMLRGIASGMAYLSDMNYVHRDLAARNVLVNAQLICKIADFGLSREIENASDAYTTRGGKIPVRWTAPEAIAFRKFTSASDVWSYGVVLWEVMSYGERPYWNWSNQDVIKSIEKGYRLPAPMDCPEALYQLMLDCWQKQRTHRPTFASIVSTLDNLARQPQSLLTTRNSPESDGTHILDTQRGQNIFISTDLWLEHIKMSRYCHHFKEANLITAQQISRLTAQQLSDMGITLVGHQKKILHQARQLDTII; translated from the exons ATGGAGTCTAAGTGCCATCCCAATGGCAGAGGAGAGTCAAAAGACTATTTTATTGATCACAACAATTTTTCCGAAACCAATCTGACTTCCCtgcgaaatgaaattattttcaCGGTTCAATCTGCGTTCAACATTATTCAAGCACCAATGAAATCGAAGTACAGATCTCGAACTGTTTCCAGAATGTCATTATTAAGTATTGTAGTGCTTATTATAATAACTATCCACTTAAGATTGACGCATGCCGATCAGG TTGTTCTGTTGGATACAACCAGAGAAGCTACGTTGGAGTGGACCAGGTACCCATACGGTCCACAAGCCCAAACACCAGGG tGGGTAGAAGAGTCGTTCACAGACTTCGTAAAGGGCATAAATTGGAGGAGCTATGTGGTATGCGATGTGGCTTATCACAATGTCAACAACTGGTTGTGGTCGCCGTTTATAGATCGTGGCCCAGCAAACCGACTCTACATTGAAATACAATTCACAATACGCGACTGTTCTTTGTTCCCAG GAAACGCTTTGTCATGCAAGGAAACTTTTAGTTTACTATTCTACGAGTTTGATGCTGCCACTCGAGAGCCGCCGCCATGGCAAACAGACAGCTACAGGCTGATTGCTCGCATCGCCGCTGGAGAGGGCCGTTTTAATCAAAACTCCGATGTAGATATAAACACGGAGGTGAAAAGCATAGCCGTGAACAAAAAAGGCGTTTATTTCGCATTCAGAGATCAGGGTGCTTGTATTAGCGTTCTGGCAGTAAAAGTATATTATATAACGTGTCCTGCTGTTACCGAGAATTTCGCACACTTCAACGAAACACCCACGGGAAGAGAAATAACTATTATCGAGAAGCAAAATGGAACTTGTGTCGAGAACGCGGAACCTTACGAAGCCCCAACATATTTATGCAAAGGTGATGGAAAATGGACCATTCTTACTGGTGGCTGTCGTTGCAAGGTCGGCTATGAACCTaatgaattaaataaaacttgCACAG aatGTCCACTTGGTACATTTAAATCACCAGACGTAACAAAATGTACGCCTTGTCCACCTAATTCAAATTCTTCAAAAACTGGATCACCATTTTGCAAGTGTTTGCCGGGATACTATAGACATCCAAGTGACGGCCGACATATGCCTTGTTACAGTCCACCAGCTGCGCCTACAAATCTTACGTTGTTGTTTGTTGATCAAACGAGTGCCATAATATCTTGGAGCGCTCCAACGAAGAATAAAACGCACTCGGGCGAAACGCAGTCAAATAAGTACCACAGTGATATTGTGTACAAGATCCGGTGCAATATGTGCAGCCCAAATGTGATGTACAATCCGTCAAGTGACACTTTCAACGAAACGAAAATAACACTAACAAATCTTGAACCGGTAACGACCTATACCGTGCAAATACACGCAACTAATGGCGTGTCCCATCTTACCGACTTAAGCCGGCACTCCAACGAATCGTCGCTAATAGCAACcaatgatattacattttctAATGCGTCGTTTTTTAACATTCCCTTGGATTTGAATGAAATAAAGACCAGTCACGCCGAAATAGTTTTTACTACAGAGTCTGTTTTGCTATCTACAGTTTTTAACCTACGTATATTGGCCATAACTAGTAAGGATGCCGATTTAGAGTGGGATAAGCCTGTTCAAAGTGATTCTCCACTTGAGTTTTATGAACTGCGCTGGTTTCCCAAGGTAGAATTAGATGCCATTAATAAAACAGCTTTGAATACAAAGGAGACAAAGGCACATATAGAAGGACTGTTAGAAAACACCGAATATGGATTTCAAGTTCGCTGTAAAACGATAAATGGGTTTGGTTCTTATAGTAATATGATTTATGCCCAAACTCTTCAATCCGTCGGGTCAG TGTATGACGATTCCGTACAAATACGATTTATTGCTGGTGCCATTGTGACGGGCGTCCTTTTTCTAGTGATTTTCATAATAGCTACGGTATACTTCATGAGATCCAAACATCAGGATGAACTTGATAAAAAATCGACCAATCATTTACCTCTACCATTAGACTACGCTACCAATGAAG ttaatTCTATGGATACTACTCCAATTGTCAAAACCCTTCACTTAAACG TGACAACACCTCTATTTGGAAATAGTAGAAGTTATGTAGATCCGCATACATATGAAGACCCTAATCAAGCCATAAGAGAATTTGCTCGCGAAATTGATGCAAACTACATTACTATAGAGGCTATTATCG GCGGTGGAGAATTTGGAGATGTCTGCCGTGGCCGCTTAAAAATACCACCAAATTTTGTACAGGATATTGATGTGGCAATAAAGACTTTAAAACCAG GATCTTCAGAAAAAGCGCGCTGTGACTTTTTGACGGAGGCTTCCATTATGGGACAGTTCGATCATCCGAATGTTATTTATCTACAGGGAGTAGTTACACGATCAAATCCAGTAATGATTATTACAGAGTACATGGAAAACGGCAGCTTAGACACATTTCTTCGTGTGAATGATGGAAAGTTTCAAACCTTACAGCTGATAGTAATGCTACGAGGTATTGCCAGCGGGATGGCATATTTAAGTGATATGAATTATGTACACAGAGACTTGGCGGCACGAAATGTTCTTGTTAATGCCCAATTAATATGCAAGATCGCGGACTTTGGGTTGTCACGCGAAATTGAGAACGCCAGTGATGCCTACACAACTCGG GGTGGAAAAATTCCAGTACGTTGGACTGCGCCAGAAGCTATTGCTTTTAGAAAATTTACTTCCGCATCGGATGTTTGGTCTTATGGAGTAGTTTTATGGGAGGTTATGTCGTACGGAGAGCGTCCATATTGGAACTGGTCAAATCAG gACGTGATAAAGAGTATAGAAAAGGGCTACCGTTTACCAGCTCCCATGGACTGTCCAGAAGCCCTCTACCAGCTAATGTTAGATTGCTGGCAAAAGCAACGTACTCATCGACCCACATTTGCCAGCATCGTTTCAACTCTAGACAACTTGGCAAGACAACCACAGTCATTATTGACAACTCGAAACTCGCCCGAATCAGACGGTACGCATATTTTGGATACACAGCGtggtcaaaatatttttataagcaCCGACCTTTGGTTGGAGCATATTAAAATGTCAAGATACTGTCATCATTTTAAAGAGGCtaatttaattactgctcAACAG ATTTCTAGGTTAACAGCTCAACAATTGTCGGATATGGGTATTACTTTGGTGGGACATCAAAAAAAGATTTTACACCAAGCCCGGCAACTGGACACTATAATATAA